From the Salminus brasiliensis chromosome 15, fSalBra1.hap2, whole genome shotgun sequence genome, the window GGcttatcaataaaaaaaaaaaaaaacacacacataccagaCAAACTTCAAAATATTAATGACATGATGATCTGGGCCCAAAAGCATCGTGGAGTCAAGATCATTTTAACCAGAAGAAAGAGTTATTGGAATGATTCTTGCCTGACTGTTCAAAGAATCATCTGAGCTAAGATGCTTTTTAAAAGCAGTCCTGAAATTGTTATCACATTGCTTCATAATTTTCAGTTACTATCATTATTCGTCCACAGTACGAGAGCAGATCCTTATAAATACTGACTAAAATAATCCATTGATCTAAACTAAATTCAAATCAAGATCCACTTTCGCAAGAAGCTTAAAAGACTTGTAACAAAATGTAACAAAACATTCAcaacaaataaaacatacataaacttcattatttcattcaaatttaattatttaaataaatttcaTTAACTGACAATTTAGCCATAAGTAAGAGTTGGGTTTCTTTGTAATACTGTGACTGTGACAATCGAAGTATATTTAGTCAAAACAAAACCAGTTCCCATTTTTCATACAGTGAAATTAAGTTCTCTTTGCTAATTGTGAAGAAAACAATACTTGCAGAATGTAAAATGTCATAGCTACGATCCCTCCAGTCTGAGGCACTGGAGAGAGATAGCagtttttctgttcatttgcGGTTGCATTCAAGTTTTACTCAATTTGTACTTTACAGCTTTACTCAGATCAACTGTGaacattatacattatagaATCTGAATATGTTGTACTCACAATGTACTTCTTTAATAGTTATTTATGGAATTTTAAAGGGCCAAGAGGATTTTTTGGTATGATGCCGTAAAGAACCATTCAAACTCAATTGGACAAAAATATGAAACAAGATTTTGTTTAGGAAACCCAAaatgattcttctatggcatctcccAACTAAACCCTTttggtacctttatttttaagaatgtactatTGGGTGTTCAGAAGGGGTAAGGAGGTAGGACCAAAAGTACACtaaaatgttcagatgttttgtCAGAGCTCAGTTTTCTGCAGTGGAACATTGTTTTGAATGTCCTTGTCTGATGCATGCCCCTCCTGCTTTTTCAGCTTGCCACCATCATCCTCAGACAGCttactctttttctttttcttcttccctttcttctctttcttctggcCATCTTCAGCATCTCTAaccttctttttgtttttctttttctttttgtcttctgcAATAGCTGCAGTGTCTCCTTTTTTACCAACCCACTCTTCTTTTAGGCAATCTACATGTGAGGacaaaaatgcataaaatatgtgtaaattaaggggtttttttatacatacaatatacaaaatatactcTTGCAACTTCACAACAAACGTATTAGACAGCAACCCAATAGTCAGTACTTATAATTAACATGTTGGATGCAGGAAAAAAGGCAGTCATGAAGACCGGAGTGATTATACCAAGAGCAGAATGTGGGAAGAAAACAAGCTGGTGGACAGAGTGTGATTCTCTCGCCAACGTTCAGTTGGGAAACTCTGTACATTACTGCAGATGTGAATCTGACAGGTGTCACTTACCTAAACATCTCAGGATAAATTTTAAGGGTAAACATTCTGATAACTGACAACACACACTTGAATATTTGGCACTGCTGCTTAAAACTAAGAAAAATTCCAGTCTGTTTGACATTTCACATTCGAAAATCATtacatatatgaataaaaaaattacGTATTTGATGCAACATACTTGTGTCTTGTCCTTTCAGGACATGTTTTTCACATAGGTATGTTGTAAGGTCTTCCTCCTGGTTGCCTTTATACCAGTCTTCAATAACCTCCTCATACTGCTCAATCAGCACATCACACTGGGGAAGAAAACAAGATGTAAAAAGACAGAGAGCCAGAAATACCATCTCACTTTGCATGTCTTATAAAAAATCTTCTCAGAGTGGTCAGATGGAAAATTCTAGAAAAACCTACAGAATTGTTAACAGCAGTGGTGACAGTAACTGGATGTCAAAAGTTTTGACAGAGTTTAATGCTTCTAAAAGCTGATTTGCAAAGTGCGGACCACGCTTGACTGAGGCAAGGAAGAGAActtgagaaatttgggctggaatTCTGGGGGGGCtttgagctgatgggacccgaagCCAGATTCCCCTTGCCAGGCAGATGATGGATAAAATTAGACCATCAAGAGGAGCTGGGGTGTTAGAAAGGTTTCGTCACAAGAAGATGAGGGGAGAGGAGCAGCTATATAGTGCATAGTAATGAAAAAGATGAGttggggcgtggtccttctcccaaactttaagttattacataactccatgtTGAGCCTACTGGGTCATTTTGTTTAGAtctacagttttatttattatgtacaCTTGGTACATGTAACTCAAATGTAATTGTTTTACACAACAGTAGCCAGCTGTTGATCACATAAATTGACCGAACTCGGGTTACTTTAACAcagatattatttaaatatatacagtgccctccataattattggcacccctggttaagatgtgttctttagcttttttttctaaataatataggaccacgatggaaaaaaaaagagtaaaatccaacctttaactcaagtgaatggggagaaaaaaatccctgactaagaaataattattctttataaaatcacctgttccacaattattggcacccctaacatttcttaggaaataaatgtaattaaagtatttctgtcaattctacagtagtttacgaagttgatcagagtatgtaggaacatttcattagtaattcacaacttattgtttccctggggtataaatatgacgtaacacagaggccatttctcttcaacatgggaaagacaaaggaacataccattcaagtaaggcagatgtgtgttgacctccacaagtcaggcaatggctacaagaaaatagccactcacctacacctgtccatatctactgtcagaggaattattaagaagtttaaaacaactggaacagtggtaaacaagcctggacgaggacgcaagtttattttgccaccacgcacagtgaggagaatgataagagaaataaaaaggtctccaaagctcactgttacagaattgcaacaaatggtagcttcttggggtcacaaagtctctaaaacaaccatcaggcgctatctgcatgccaacaagctgtttgggaggcatgcacggaaaaaaccttttctcactcacaatcataaacgcaaatgtttggagtttgctaagcagtactggaacttcaattgggaccgtgtgcttttgtcagatgaaactaagatagagctttttggcaacaaatgctctaagtgggtctggtgtaacacaagagctgagtatgcagaaaagcacctcatgcccactgtgaaatataggggaggatcagtgatgctgtgggcctgtttctcttctaAAGGCCCTGGGagccttgttagggtgcatggcatcatgaatgctttgaaataccaggacatttaaaaaagaaatctggtggcttctgcccaaaagctgaagatgggtcatcactgggtctttcagcaagataatgacccaaaacatacggccaaatctacatttacattttacatttacatttatggcatttagctgacgcccttatccagagcgacttacaaggtgactcgtattacagaggtgggccaatgtaatgttagaaaacatgcccaaggactcttattggtgtagcacagcatagtcacccagaccgggaatcgaaccccagtcacccacatggtgtggtagctccgtggcaggtagtggtgttatctgttgcgccacaccaaccaccaaatctacacagaaatggttcaccacacacagaatcaagctcatcccatggccatctcagtccccagacctcaaccccattgaaaacctgtggggtgagctgaagaggagagtgcagaggagaggacccaggtcgctggatgatttagagagattgtgcaaagaggaatggtcaaagatccctctatctgtattctcccatcttgtgaaacatgaaacaagagaagattaggtgctgttttgttggcaaaagggggttgtacaaagtattaacatcaagggtgccaataattgtggcacacatgatttgatgttaaacaattatttcttaatgtgggatttttttttctactgaataaattcacttgagttaaaggttggattttactcttttttccatcgtggtcctatattattcagaaaaaaaactcaatttattagaagctaaagaacacatcttaaccaggggtgccaataattatggagggcactgtaaaTACATGCATGACACTTATTTTTACAATAGTTTTGAAATATAGTCTAAACCATAAAGGTACAGGGTGTTGCAAGGCAAAACAGTCCCTacaaaaatgtttgtttaaactACTTGATCTTCATCAACAAATAAAAAGTGCTGGATTGGGATAGCAAATCAAATGGTTATAGTCATGTTGCAGGCACGTCATTACGCCATTGGTTCCTATTACCATATATGATGGCATCCTATTACATGATATTGTTAAGTTTCTCTACAAAACACCCTTTTTCCTGTCTAAAATCTGAAATCAAATTATTTGTTTCCATCAAAGTTACATATATATGCATTACCTAACAGAGGCATTACATTCACTCAAAAGCATATTTGCTTCATTTATACCTGTTTCTTGAGATCAGCCACCTCTGCACTGGTCTCATTCCACAGCTCATAAGGTATGTCCATGACAACCTTTACTCCTTTATGGACCAGGTTATGCAAGGTGGAAAACGTCTCAGACATACCCTGTGCATAAGGAAAGAGGAGTTAAAACTAAAAAGATAGGCCTATACATTTGACAAGTTACATATTTTTGTTGGTTAAATATATGAACTAAGGCTGGTGTTCTCTGCTTTTTCCTAAATATGTATACTTCATTTTCATTGTGGCaaaatgacaaacaaacaggtTTTCTAGCTGGTAAAAGTTAACTGTGTGTTGGCATGACATTGACACTAACAGGACGGAGATAAACTGTATATTGAGATTATTAACTGGCTATTGAGATTATTAACATGTAAGTACAACCAACAATGACTCAGAAAGTTTACAGCAAATGTACAACGTCTTACATGTTACATGTACATACAGTAAATATGAAtcagaaacacaaacagcatGGGTGCAGGGACTATTAGGAATAACTAAATATTATGTGCAAGTTGCACTGCACGCTATACCTACCTTGACATGTCTATGACAAATCTGCACAACTGTACACCACCCTGTCACCTCCTTTCTAACCATCTAGTCTAGTCATCTATCATTACTTGCTCCAAGTTGTTATCTCTGTAATCATCATCAGCCGAAGGCGTGGTCTGAATTAGCAAATTAATGATTGGCTGTTATGAATGCATCATTCTCATCCACAAAATTTGATGAAATTATTTATGCAATGCTCTGTTATAATTTTGATTGATTCAAGTGTGAAACTTCAGCATTGTTTAATTACTTGTTTTTAGTAATAACTGTAATTGTCTCTTACTGTTTGTTTTACATGGCCCCATTGTAAATGAGACCTTGGTCTAAGTATGTTAACCCCCCTCCATTGAATGAAAGAAGTAATGATTTTTCTCTCTCCACTGGTGcatattgataaaaaaaaatcagaacacATTCAAGGTGGATTTTAAAAGTAGATCTGATGTCTTTGATTACTTTCTCAGGACATCAGACATACCAGTTATTTACATGCACTTTGAAAAACCAAGGAGGAAGGAGACTGTTAAAGCAAGGGCAAATGAATCCTATGCAGAAGACATTTTGCATCTTATTGGATGATTATACAAATGGGAGGGTGATGTGCAAGGATGATGGaagttaattaataatttatgtaGCTGAATTTCAATAAAGTGTGCTCAttcaaaaaaaataattagaagaTAGCAGAATGTACAGCAGGTATTTATTATCAGCAGATCCATTaagctttgtaacaggttgaTGAAGGTGACAATTGAATGACAAACATCTTGATTTGCTAAGATGCCTAGCATTGGTTTCTCCACCCTTGCATGTTATCCTTATATCTATTCCTTGCATCCTCAGAGAGTGGAGCCAAGATGTGAGAACAAAATACAAGTAAATGAAAAAGGATAAATAATTACAACTATGAGATCCGGCTTATCCGGCTTAACAAATAaaagaatataataataaatataattttagatACCCACTAGATCTACTTTATGTTTCTGGCAGTCATCCATTGTGATATGTGGGCTATACTATATGTAAATGCCAGATGTGACCATGGCTTTGACAGATTTGATGGAAGACTAAGGGGGAGAAAAACAAgaatagtgtattttaaatgATAGGTTGAATCAGGCTTTAGGTCTCACCTTTGCAAAGCGGTTGCTGCCATCTCTCTCCTTGTGTAGATTGTACTTCAGGATCCTTGAACATACACTCTCCATCACTTCGATAAAACGAATGTCACTAGAAACACACACGCACGTAATACATTGTTTCAAATGCCTTTATTTATCCACATAATGTAATGGTCATATAATGGCAGTGGTACTACAATGAGCAGAGCCACATGAGGAAAATCTCACACTTAcgattttacatatttaattggAGGTGCTCCTTTATCATCCAAGAAACGGTAATTGGTCTCAATGACTTCCTTCGTCTTGCCAGTTTCTTCCAGTGCAGATTTCATTTCAATGCTCACAAACTTGCACACTAGTgacaaaacaatttaaacagGGAACATTAATGGCGACTGATATAAATAACTCGCAATTTCCGTTACGGCAGGAAACCCCCCCAGCCTTGATAAGTCCAGTTGTGGTCCCACTTCTGCTTCTAAATAACACTCCTGTCAATCACTGTATCTGTTCTCCCTAACACACAAGCTAACGTAGCGCCATTCATTCTGTGACGATAATGACGCATCTCTACATTTTAGGAATAACAACCAGAGCTGAGTTAATGTTAAAAGCATGTAGTAGATTAGCAAATTAATTCATGATGATTACGTGACTAAATGAAAGAGAAGCACTGAACTGAAGAAACCTACCTTCACATTTGTTTGGTAAATGCACCCACTCATCGTCCTCTGCTTTATGAGCTCGAGTACTTACAAAGACGAATGCCATAAGCAATAACACTTTCATTTTACAGAGTGGCTTCgatttaattataaaaaaagaagaagaaacacgCTTGAAATAAAAACACGATAAAGAAGAAAGCTGCAGCTAGCTTTCAACAGCCTCTGTTTCTGAATGTTTCACTTCCGCAGAAGCCCTCACAAACGCAGACCGCCCACaagtctgaccaatcagagacGACGAAGTGGCAGGGGAGAGCCAATGGGAAAATAGGGGAGGAGCTCGGAGCGGCGCGTGAATATGTCAAAAAGCTCTGCATCTCATTAAATTTAAAGGGGATTTCCACTTAGCTACAGGCATCTGGAAACTGTATATGCACCTGTCAAGAAGGATTTAATATCCTTCTCATCTGTAATATCAACCATAATTTTGTggatttgtttttcatttcaggACTGCCTCCACTAAATGCGCCAGTAGGTGGGACTTTTGAAGAAATTAACCTATAGTATGTATTAGAAATGCTATTCCATGTGGATCTACATTTAATACACGTTTATGTATAGGTATCCTTATTGGCACTGGCACACCCAAAAAAATAGATCCAAAATTCCCACATCTGTACACACTTAATCTGTATGATACTGAAGTAGCAGtacccagaaaaaaaaaaaaaaatgacatggACACAACCACAGGCAGCCCTTACCTACAAGGGCTTACCAGGGAATTCCATCATTGTATCAGAATGTCTGCGTCATTACATGGTTACAATGTTAATAAAGTCTTTTAAAGTGATTTGGTACTCCATTCTAGAAAAGCCTACTGTGTtggaattgttcacagtggtgttgAGAGAAGTACTAAAAGCTTAATGTCTATAAAAGCTCCTTTACTGAAATTTATTACATACTTTTTTTCTAAATATGCTGCTTCTGCCTGAGAGACTAGGACAAAGAGGTGCATGTACAttgcttgtaaaaaaaaatcaccctgcatgttttccccttttattgcttttattattgGAACATAACTTGGAATAAATGgaatataactttttttttttttacaagaatttacaaaaacaaacattgaCTGCCAAGATGAAAACAGATCATGTCAATTAACTAAAAATTGAACAAAGCaatgtcaattaaataaaaatatgtataaagtGATTGTGACTAGTATATTCAcagtgaaatggagatcaccCAAGTGCAATTAATGTGTCTCGAGTCATTTTAGTATCCACCTGTCTagaaggtccagtcactggttaatcagtattcctggctacaaatacaccataCAAACTAAAAACACTCCAGTCAACTTCAAGAAAAGGTTATGCTAGAAGAATAACCTGTGAGGGAGGCCAACCAAAACACATATTACTCTGTTAAAAGCACTCTGTTAAAAGCATCAGCAGCTGAGATGGGTTTTTCAAGATTTTATTGGAGAGTGGCAGAATTAAAACTATAATTCTCCTGAAGGCATGTGGAAGACTCCAAGGTTAACTGGACTTTGGTCTGCTGTGACCAAAATGGAGCCTTTTGTCTATCAGACTAGACGCTATGTTTGACGGACACCAACCACTGTGCATCATCACAAACCCTCCATCCCTACTATGCAACAGGCCCAGGAAGGTGAATTTGTGGTTGGACTTGAAAATGGCTGTTCATGCTCAACCCCCTTGCAAAACCTTGAGTAGTTTTGCAAAAAGGAATGAAGTAAAATTTGTCAAGATGTACAAGCCTGTGCTGCAGGTAACTGTTCAcattttccttttctctttctttaggCTGATTGGAACACTCTCAGTCCGTTTGTACAGAGGTCTGTTACTCACTGCTTGCAGTAAAGTGGGTGGTGGGAATCAAACAGCAAATTCAGATTGGTGTGAGTGAGTTTCCAGCAGCTTTTAATATTCAAGGCCCAGCCACCTTTTATAAATGCTGCACTGTCTAAAAGGCCAGAAGGCTGTCTTGTATAGCCTGTGAAGCTGATGTAGTTGCCTGCTGAGCTATAGCCAGTGAAGGGTTCTAATTCCTGGACTTAATCTAGGTTGTTCCATGAAAGATATTCTGGGCTCTTCTTTTCATTTCAATCAGGTATATGTTGTCCACAATGGATGACAAAAGTGAAACCCATGATACATAGTTTCTGTTGATTCTGTCAAAAATAGCTGAAGAAGAACCATTAGTATTGATAATATTAGGAATTGAGtaatcattttaatgttttgacAAGTAATTGACAACTAGTGTTTGGGTTTAAGTACCTTCCTCAAGGGTACTTCAGTCATGTCCTGCCAGTTCAAGGGATCCAACGAGCGACATTCTGGCCACAAGGCCCCTAACCTTTGGTCTAACCATCTTCATCTGTTTATGCCAACACGACTACACAGTAAACATGGATTAATCCtaaagctgatttgtgacatttgtatttgtaagaatcattacataaatacatttgaactAAACAAAATAAGTTGAAAATCAACTGGTCATCCAGTTTCTATTATATTGATATATCAGGAAATATGAGATGAAAAAGATGacagaatttatttgtaatagtaaaacaaaataatttaataaatagtattttaataaatagttttgAGAACTATAGTTCCAAATAGAAGCGTTCTAAAATGTTTTGAACCTTTTGTAATTACCTAaagtttgtatgtatgtgttggCTGAAAATGAGAATCTGTTTAAGAAAAGTACACTTGAAAG encodes:
- the cnpy3 gene encoding protein canopy homolog 3; this encodes MKVLLLMAFVFVSTRAHKAEDDEWVHLPNKCEVCKFVSIEMKSALEETGKTKEVIETNYRFLDDKGAPPIKYVKSDIRFIEVMESVCSRILKYNLHKERDGSNRFAKGMSETFSTLHNLVHKGVKVVMDIPYELWNETSAEVADLKKQCDVLIEQYEEVIEDWYKGNQEEDLTTYLCEKHVLKGQDTNCLKEEWVGKKGDTAAIAEDKKKKKNKKKVRDAEDGQKKEKKGKKKKKKSKLSEDDGGKLKKQEGHASDKDIQNNVPLQKTEL